In Oryza sativa Japonica Group chromosome 1, ASM3414082v1, the genomic stretch CAGCCGCACGCCGGTGGAACAAGCATATCGAGAAAGATGATTGGCTCAGGAACAAGTAGAACGAGATGGACATAGCGGCCGGTGAGCTTCCCGCTGTGCCGCCCCTCCTTGCCTGACACGAAGCCACCCCCACGCTGAGCTCGAAGAAGATGGCGTCGGCGCCGAGGTTGACAGCGAGCCCGTACCCTTTGACCAAGGAGAAGAGGGGATCGGCAATGAGCTCAACGGAGACCGCACCTTTGGCCAAGCTCAAGAGAATataggccggcggcgagcttgcGCTCCTTGGCTAAGCGCTAGCTTGAGGAAGCATACGAGAGCTCTGAGCCTCCAACGATTTCTCTTGGAAAAAGATTGGAGGGAGAAGGTATAGGAAGGGAGGggggaaggaagaagatgggtgggtcctcctcctccccctcgacCACAGTGTAGAGCCTTGTTGTCAACCCGTTAGCTGCCGCTACTCGCAAGGCAAACCCAGCCGAAGGGAGAAACATCTGGCTTTGGCCTTATAACTGTTGATGTGGATCATTTATACAATTGTCATCCACATGTACCAAAACCACCATAAAAACAACTTAAGGTGTTAAAGTGTCGGGTTTTAATAGTTGTATTTTAGACGAGCACAAAGTTAGAGGGTATAAAATGGACTTTTCCTTTTTATTAGTGAAATTGCAGGAGCTCCCTGCCCTTTTCAGAGGTTTCCCtcgaaaaaaaactagaaaaaattTAGGACAAAGATACAAGGGTTTTGTCTTTTGACGTCGGCTGGGTTTGTAGACCAAATTTACAACCATCAAGAAATTGGTAGCCATTACTATGTGGGCCTTCATTTGGtttgttgggaaaaaaataatttttagcaaggaaaaatcataaaattaaaCATTAAAATAATTTGGCAACAAACCAATTAACCCTACTTCGGCAAGGGAACAAATATAGCCTTAAACACTAGTAAAacaatttggcaacaaactaaatagaGCATATTTCATAAAATCCCACCTATTGTGGTTCTAAAGTTTTATAAATCCACACAATTGATCATTTCGATTTTTGATCTACCATATTTCTGAGTTGTACAATCACATTTTAAATTATGAGGATTTTATCTATCATATGAATGTCATACCCaccttttaaaattttgatataggaGTATATTAAAATGGTTAATTGTgtgttttgtgaaactttaggaTCACAAGGTTATGCCATGGGTTAAAATCATGTGGTTTTGTGTAACTTCTGCCAGGTggggttttataaaatttatccAACTATTAACCCCACTTCACCAAAAATTTTGGCTAAATATTTGGAAACACCAATATTTCACGATTTGGATTAgcgaattaaatttaaaaatatatttttcattcattttattctcaagaatattcgggatacaaaattaattttttacCGAAATATACCATCGGTCTCGTACAAATATTACACGAAAATAACGTGGAATCGCGAGCGGTATCACGCAGCAACGGCACGAGACAACCGTTCGGTATCGCTGAAGCAAGGAGTGATACCGGTGCCATGATGATTTAATTAGCGATTAATTATCCTgattattgattaattaattattaattaatcattaattaggaaaattaattactaattattattagttaattatTAATTGAGTAATCAATTACTAATCAAATGGAGATATTGGACAGTGTGGTTGTTTGATTTCGCGAGAGCGTTCGGTCTAGCTCTTTTATTCCGCGAGACCGCGTGGTCCCGCATTTTCACCGCGCGATACCATTCGTGACGTCACGCATTTTTGTGCAACAGTTATACGATATTGATGGTATATTTTCGTAAAAAAATTTGTATCACGAATATTTCTGAGGAAAAAATGAAATGAacattatattttcaaatttaattcttgGATTACCAATGATCCAAAGTTTCCAAACGAACCCAAAACGGCGACTTGCTGCCTCGCGGACGGCGGCTGACCGTTGCGTCCAGCTGTCACTGTATGCAACAATCATGAGTTCGGGCGCAATGTTTTTAGGGATTGTAGGTCTGGCCTGCTTCTGCTATATGGGCTTTCTTTGTTTACTGGGAAGCTGGAGTTTCATTtggaataagtttatttgaggtcccttaacttgtcgaTGAAtacgattttcgtccttcaactacaaaaccagatacaatagGTCCCTCAactgttaaaaccggtgcaaaataTATCCCAAAGCAGTTTGGATGGCGGTTTTCGCTgacatggcgcctacgtggctaatttgactcggtttCCATCTCACGTGGTATTGACGTGgggcttacgtggcaatttaatttgaaaaagaaataaaaattcttgggcccacatgtcagttacacaaaaacaataattaaaacaaggtgaggcccacgtgggccccacatatcaatctcactcccctcttcttcctcctcactccccatctcccctctcctttctcttctcctctctcagGTGCGACGGCCgacgggcggtggccggcggggagaaggggcggtcgctagaggaggaggagatgcggCCAGGGCGACGAGACGAGCAGCGGCTAGCGGGGTGGACGGTGCAACAGGCGGCGAAGAGATGGGTGACTGCCGGCGAGAAGGATGGCGCAAAGGGCAGCGATCGGCAGGGAGAAGGGGCGGCGACATTCGGGGAGAAGGACTCGAAGCCCCCGCTGCTGCCGGCCGTGGCGCTTCCCACTGCTCTGAATCAAACGAGAGAGAGAATAGGAAAGATGGAGGAGAGGTTGTCGGGGGCGATGGATGTGTCGAGCCGTCGGCGGACGCgacgagggcggcctcctcctcgggGGTGGGGAGCAAGGAGGGCTTCCAGCAGCGGTGGTTGTGGAAATAGCCGGAGTTCTGGATCGGACAAGGTTCTATTAAGCTTGCATGGCTGCTGCTCTTTGAAAGACGAGGTCTAGTGGAAGAGGCGGGTCGGGCAAGTCGAGTACTTAGATTCGGCGCTTGCTTGACATCTTTCTTTGAATCTGAAACCTGATATCACCGTTGATTTCGCCTCCTTTAATGGAAAGGATAACGATGGATCTTTAGCTAGCGCGACGAGGAAAACgtagtgacgacgacgacgccgtcgaTCACCAGCAGCAGCCCGCTGCCGCCCATGGCCGTGCTGCCTCGCGTCCCCCTCGAGGAGGGGACCAACCTCGCCgccgagctagctagctaaacaACATTGCATGAAAGCACTTTAAAACATTAATCCGCTAATATAATTTTCACATATAAAAATGCTTCTATAAAGTTTGATCTCTAAAACTaagttatatataaattaacaaACGAAGCAATGGAAACGAACCATTTTTCTGGCGACCATTATGTATGTAAGTAGCCATGGCATATTCTTTATAAGCAGCTGTCATATTCGTTATGAGCTGACGAAAAGGACAACAATATGCTACTCTATATGTATAGTTTTATTGTTTTATCCAAATAACACTTATCAGAATATAAAGGATAAAATACCACACAATAGGTTACCTTCTTTATAATAGTTTGCCACTTTAATTAGAGAGTTGtagctattttattttattttcttctcaTTTTCTTTCGTGAACTGACTACAATGCCGCTGGCCGCTATATAGACAAACACTAAATTTCTGCATGATTATGCTTAATCATCTTTATTTCGGTTAATTGTTAAACAATACCCTCTCGGTGCATCTTCGGCGACATTGGTTAGGGTGTCCACATGCATTCACTCTCCCGTTCTTGATCGCTTTAATGTACATTTTGGAATATTGCTTATCATATTTTGgaatattaattattactttctccgttttaggttataaaactttctagcattgtccacattcatatatacgttaatgaatttagacactATGCTAAGTTTTATAATCTGTCTCTCTGGTTCTATTGACAATCATAATAAGAGGGATCCAGTCCTCTCCAAGGCGCATGATAAATTTCTTATTCCTACaagcactatattaattaatatagtgcttGTAGGAATGAGAAATATAGTGAGCTTTAGGCCTGatgttttggggtttttttcTTGGTCGTAAATAAAATCATGGGTAACTTTGGTTACCGCGAAATACAGGTGAAAATTAAACGAAACTCTCTGGCTGAGCTGtttgagagaagaaaaaaaaacttttccaGCACTATGAACTGCAGAAGTAAAGCTTTCTTTCTCATCAGAAAGTTATTAGCATGAACACTGAATAATACATGGAAATTTCAGCCAGAAAGTTGGAAAATGAAACTAATTAAACGCCTTTTAACTACTACCGGTGGTATCGTGTACAATCGGTAATGCATTCTCATTTCTCCAATGACCTATGATGAATGCGACAAGACAGGTCCCATAAGATACATAATCGAAATGGTTAGTACTATTAGTTTGCTTCATTTGATTAATTCTAGGGGCTCTAATTGGCCGGACAAAATTTgagaatatattttcttttttaatattttgcatttatatatatacatgggaATAATTTGTAAAAATATACTCTCTTCCGTACAATGGTAACGCGGAATCGCTCTGCGGCACCGGCGCGGACCTTGCCAGTGGTGCGGCAACACTTACTAATCACCCTGGCCTTAATCAAAGCAAAGAATATACATAGCTAAGCAGCTGTGCAAGCTAGCTTCCTCTGCTAAGCAGCCGGTGCGCGCCATGGTTCCGCGGGACCGCGTTCTCCACCACGCTCCCGAGTGACAGGGCAACGCGATCGACCCTATTCCGCGCTTCCGACCCGCGGAACCGAAACTATGTCGCGTGTTTGTAACGGTCCAGCGTTCCCATCACGCGGGAgaggtatatttttgcaaatcattcccatgcatatatataaacgcaaaatattaaataaaaaggtatattttaaatttttattcctAATTGGCCGTCAATCCCATCGGTGCAGTAATGTGAAAAACACAAGATTGTTCCTAGTAATGATAGCAAGAGTTTAGCATAAGCTCAAGTAACATTTCAACCACATGAAAGTTGAGACACCTGTGAGGGCAAGACACCTGTGAGGGCAATTGCGAAAGCTGGCTCGCATTtccattattattatgatgCTCCCTAGAATTTCAAATAGTCATGTGGTTGGTATCTTTActattctttatttatttatttattgccaTTGCACACATGCTAATTTAAAAGACCTTCTAATTACTTGCCTGGTTGTCGAAAAATATACATGGTACAAATTGTCTCGCCAACTACTTATTTTGCAATTCCTTTTTAGCCAAAACCACTGGCTTTTCAATTCTCGAAACATAATAGAACTCGTTCTTCTAACCATTTTATAACGGTTTTTACCGATCTATGTGAAGTTTGATGTTGCACAAATCGATCAACTTGTTATAGTTAGGTGACTTAAATTACATAGCatgatatatatttatagaggaTTAAGGTAGTGGTGGAGCGCACTTGTAGTAGGATGTGCATTCCTTTGTCTCGTCCTTTCTCACACACTTGCTGGTTATTAAGTGGGCCATCTGACAGTGCATACAGGAACTTTCCCCTTCTCTggttccccctcctccctctacAGTACTCTCCCCAAAATCTCTCCTCACCGGCCCCTCTTCCCCTTCGATTCCAGTGGCTTGCCGCCAGCGAGGGTTGGAGGAGGGGTCCGGCCACCTCCCCTCTACTAGTATTAGGTTGTTAATCTGTTATTAGGTCGTCAGGTGTCTCCTGTAGTTAGGGTTTGTCCCTAGTTGGTCTTTTGCCGGCGAGCTCCATGGGTGCCGGTGTGgtcggatgcggcggcggttggTGGCGGTGGAGATGCGAGATCCGAAGACCGGTGGATGAATCGACGGAAAAGGCTGGttccttgcggcggcggcggctacatcGTCGTCGGCGACCGGGAGAAGCCGGCTCCTTGCGGCGGTGCCAGTTGCTTCGTCGTCGGTGTCCGGGATGTCGCCGTCCCGACGAATCGACGGAAAAAGCTGGCTCCCTGTGGCAGTGTCAGTGGCTTCGTCGTCGGTGTCCGGGAGGTCGCCGCCCCGTTCCtagagacggcggcggcagcttctTGAGGCCTGCTTCGCCAGGGCAAGCTGTCGCCCGGAGCTTGCTGCTCGTGGTGCTTGACAGCCTGttggcgaggtggcggcgattCTGCCAGTGCATGCTTGAGTGCTTCCTATACCATGGTTCCATCAGTCAAGTCTCGCAGgatttctctccccctttctcgCATGTCGATCCAAGAAGACAGCAGTTTGTTTGCCACCATTCGAGTTCTTCAGTGGGTTTGGGGATCTGGATGTGGGCTCCTTCTTCCTCTGTGTTTCCCACCAGCTCATTCCATGCAAGGTTTGTTGTTCGGGTTGAGCTCACGCTTCTCAGATTTAACGACGAACTCCGTGGACTTCTCTTGCTGAGTCCGGTGATGCCCCCTCAAAATCTACGGCTCAGCAGCAAACCTCCCTTTTGTGCAGTCTTCGTGGAGGCAACCGGATGGGGATTACCAGTTTGTCAAGCGTGCTGCACGCCAAAGGAGGCCCAAGGTTGCATTCGTCGCGGCATTGCCGCAGCTCCCTGTTGATGTGCACCTTCTCTGCTGCGTGGTTTCATCATGAAGTTTGTAGCCTTAGTGCAGTTCCCCGTTCTTTCGAAACGGATGGTTTTATGCTTCCTTTTTATCTGTTTGGCAATGTACTGGGATTTATTCCCGTGAACTCTGTCGCTCTATATTAATGGTTGtttaagtttcaaaaaaaaaaagcgggcCATCTCGTCTACGTAGGATATTACATGAACACCACATGGGTAAAAAATTAATCACCATCAAACATGATTGGAGCGACTACAAATGGTCTATTTGGTAGAGCtctaacttctaaatttaactaTAGGAGTTGGGTCTGAAGTAAAGTTGTGAAGCAGCCTAAATCCAGCTACACCTCTTTAGCTTATTTTGTAATAGTGCTCACTAGCTCCGCTCCTATTTTacatggagctgaaactgtttaggTAGGTTTCAGCTAGGGAAGAGATTGGAGTTGGAACTGGAGTCTATCTAGGGGATGAAAATTAAACCAACCGAAGATTTCAGACATGATGGGTGGACAGAATTGTATTCCTGTTGTACCAGTTGTACTAGTGTTGAAGCCTTTACAACCAAGAACTCGTCAAAACGTAGTAATCTTGCGACGTCATGGTGCTTTTTACAAAGGCAGTCGCTAGTCGCAACTGGGAGTACTAACCTTTTTTCTCCATCAATTGTTGCTACCTTTGTCATAGCCAACCGGTTGATAAATTTAAAAGGCGAATTTCCTTTCACTTCACCCCCCTTCCACGAAAGCCAATTAAAACCAATAACACAATCCACGCACGCAATCAGACAGGTTCAGACACCGATTCTATCAGTCGAGCTCGAGCACCCAATAATTGACCAAAGAAAACAAATTCAGCGATTACCAAGTCGTCCTAATTGCAACCAACTCGATCATCTAGAAGTAAATAAACAAGAAAAACCACATGATCAATCACATAAACCACTCATCCATATAAGCATAGAGATTCGTTCGTTCAAGATGCTATAGGAACAACTCATTTAGCTACATATACACCAGATTTTGATTGCTTTGCCACCttcaagactttgagcaagaaCAACAACTAATAAAAGAAGATGACAAAAGAAGaagctttttttatatatatttgtaatttttgtaATATACCTTCAGTCGTTGCTATGATCGAGCATCAAAACAAGAAGAGAAAGCCAAAACCAGaggaaaataaattgaaaaagAGAAGCGAAGGCGAAGAAGAAGATATGAAACTACGCATACAGTTGATGCAGGGGATGATCGATGTGGTGTTGGTTGGTTGCTgctgtctgaactctgaactctgaactctgaaagagaagaagagatcgatcgatcgatgggagTAGCTAGTAGAATAGCTAGGACCAGCCATAGACGAGGTGGAGGTAGCGATCCTTGATCCACTTGAAGCTCTTGCGGAAGGAGCCCTTGACCTTGCCTTCCACGGAGTAGGCCTTGTACGACGCCACCCGCCGCTTCCGCTCCATGTCCGGGTCACCCAGCGCCAGCCACCGCCGCTTCGACTTgctccgcttcgccgccgcctccgccgccgcctgacccgtcccccgctcctcctccgccaccgaccCCCAGTACCCCACCTTCCCACTCCCGCCTCCGCCGTACTCGTACTGGTACTGGTACGACGACGCccccgcgccgcctctcccgccgccgccgccgccgctgtacGAGTAGGACCGGAAGTCCACCGGCCTccccccgccaccgcctcccccgccgccgtagTAGGGCTCTATCTGCATCGTCGTCCGCCCGCCGGCGTACGACTTGGAGCGGTCCATGGCGGCTAGCTGCTCGATCCACACCCTCTCGGCTCTCTCCTTCTTGGCGCCGAgcagaggaggacgaggaggagaggaagtaGCTTAAGCTTTTGCGATGGTTGGGGAGGAGAAAAATGGGAGGGGTTTGGTGGTTGGGAAGGAAAAAATTAACGGGAAATGTGATTATACGCTGTGGGCTAGTGTGGGAATCGGGTTGCCCCGTTTCGTCAACTGTCGTGGTGGAATTCTGGAATGGAATAGCCGAATATTAGTAGCACATATAGTCCAATTGTTGTGGCGGTTGAaacttggaaaaagaaaagagaatagAATTCTCTCCAATTCGGCTAGCTAATAGCTGA encodes the following:
- the LOC4326339 gene encoding uncharacterized protein — translated: MGAGVVGCGGGWWRWRCEIRRPVDESTEKAGSLRRRRLHRRRRPGEAGSLRRCQLLRRRCPGCRRPDESTEKAGSLWQCQWLRRRCPGGRRPVPRDGGGSFLRPASPGQAVARSLLLVVLDSLLARWRRFCQCMLECFLYHGSISQVSQDFSPPFSHVDPRRQQFVCHHSSSSVGLGIWMWAPSSSVFPTSSFHARFVVRVELTLLRFNDELRGLLLLSPVMPPQNLRLSSKPPFCAVFVEATGWGLPVCQACCTPKEAQGCIRRGIAAAPC
- the LOC4326341 gene encoding uncharacterized protein encodes the protein MDRSKSYAGGRTTMQIEPYYGGGGGGGGGRPVDFRSYSYSGGGGGGRGGAGASSYQYQYEYGGGGSGKVGYWGSVAEEERGTGQAAAEAAAKRSKSKRRWLALGDPDMERKRRVASYKAYSVEGKVKGSFRKSFKWIKDRYLHLVYGWS